The Verrucomicrobiota bacterium JB022 genome includes the window GGCTGATCGCCTATCCTGTGCTGGTGCTGCTGCAGATGGTGCCCATTGTGGCCTCGGCCGCAATGGTGGTGATCCTGCTCGATACGGGCACGATGGCGACGGTTTTTATCGCCTTCCTCATCAGCTACTTTCCCATCATGGCCAATACGACTCGTGGCCTGGTGGAGGTGCCGCGCGAGCAGCTCGACTTGTTCCAGCTCTACGCGGCCAAGGGCTGGCAGCGCCTCTTCTGGTTGCGCCTGCCCCATGCCTTGCCTGCTTTTTTTGCCGGGCTGCACATTGCATCTACCCTTGTGGTGATCGGCACCGTGACGGGTGAGCTTTTTGCGACTTCCAGCGACGATCAGGGCGGGCTCGGCTATTTGATCTTTGCCTACCGCTCACAGGTAAAAACGCCTGCTCTCTACAGTGCGGCCTTGCTCAGTTCGTTACTGGGATTTTTCTTTGTAGGCGTGGTCAGCGTGCTCCGGCGCTGGCTGCTGTCCTCGTGGTACAAGCTCGAAGTCGATGAAGGTTCAACGGTCTAGCACGCTTATCTTTTTTGTCCTTTCCCTGCTCGCCTGCCTCGGTTGCGGCAAGCCCGCCCCTGCCGAGGAAACAGCGACCGGCCTGACGCCGATCACGCTGCAGACGGACTGGTTTGCCCAGGCCGAGCATGGTGGCTTTTATCAGGCGCTGGCCAAGGGCTACTACGAGGAGGCGGGGCTGGAGGTCACAATCCTGCAGGGTGGCCCCAACTCCATGAGCCTGAACAAGGTGCTGACCGGCAAGGCCCAGTTTGCGATGAACCGAGCGGATGCGATCATCGAATTCGGCTCGCAAGACCTGCCGCTGCAGCCGGTAATGGCCCACTTTCAGCACGATCCGCAGGCCTTGATGCTGCACGCAGACGACCCGGCGCAGTCGATTCGCGACCTCGACGGGCGTTCGGTCATGGCCATCCCGGGGCATACCTGGATCAAGTTTGTGGAGGCGCAATACGGGATCGACCTCAAGATCGTGCCTCACACCTTCAGCCTGGAGCGTTTTCTCTCCGACCCCACCTTCATCCAGCAGTGCATTGTGACCAACGAGCCGTATTTCGTGCGTCAGGCCGGGCAAGAGGTAAAAACCTTTCCCACAGCCACAACGGGCTTCGACCCCTACCACGTCGTCTATGGGCAGAGTGACTGGATCCGTCAGCATCCGGAGCTGGTGGAGCGATTTGTAGAGGCTTCGATCCAAGGCTGGCGCGACTATCTGGAGGGAGACCCCGGCCCGGCCTTTGACCTGATCCTGCAACGCAACGCCCACATGAGCCGCGATCTTCTGGTCTACGGGCACGATTTGATTCTGCACGACAACCTGACCAAGGGGCAAACGGAGCGGGGCGAAACGTATGGCCAGATCGACGCCGCTCGCCTGCAGCAACTGGCCGATCAGTTGCGCCGGCTGGGCATCGTGCCCGAGGGCACGGGTGTGCCGGGTTTCGATCCGGAGCTGTTACCCCCGGCGGCGCGTAAGTAAGGGCGGCCCCTCAGTCCTGCTTGTCAGGCCGCGGAGTCCTGTCATCATCGCGGCCAAGATGGTCGTCTTGCCCCCGCGTCAATCGTGGCCCCTGCTGCTCACCGGCACAGGCTTGGCGCTGCTGTGGGCGCACTTCATCACCGTCTTTGCCGCCGAGTGGGCCATCGACGAGCAATACAGCTACGGCTTTATCGTGCCGCTCTGTACGGCCTACCTGCTGTATCTGCGCTGGCCGGAAAGACCGTCGCCCGATGCCTCGCGGACGGGCTGGCTGCCGTTTGTGCTGCTGAGCCTGGCCCTGCTCTTTGTGCCGCTGGCAGTCATTCGTGGTTCCAACCCGGAGTGGCGGGCGGCGCTGTGGCTGGAGGGGCTGCTGGTCTACGGGCTCAGCCTGCTTGTGCTGTGGCGACAGGGGGGCTGGCCGTGGCTGCGCCATTTCGGCCCCGCCTTGGCGCTGATGCTGGTGGCGATCCCGTGGCCGCGGGACTGGGAAAATACGCTGGTCAACGGTCTGATGCGGGGCGTTGCGGCCGTGGTGGTCGAGATCATGAACCTGATGGGCCACTACGCGATGCAGCAGGGGAATCTCGTCTTCCTGCGGCAGGGTGTGATTGGCGTGGAAGAGGCCTGTAGCGGGGTGCGCTCGCTGCAATCGACCCTGATGGCGGCGGTGTTCCTCGGGTTGCTCTTTCGCTGGCGCTTCAAGCCCTTTCTCGGGCTCGTGCTGCTGGGCGGCATCGTGTCGCTGGGCCTCAACATCTTGCGTACGCTCACCTTGACCTGGCTGACGGTGCAGGATGGGCCGACGGGGGCCAAGGAGTGGCACGACCCGCTGGGGCAAGCGGTGGCGCTGCTGTCGTTTGCGGTGCTTTTCGCGCTCACCTGGCTGCTGCATCGCTGGTGGCGACCGCAGTCGCGCCTTCACCCGCCTCCCGCCGCACGTTCGACGCCCGGTGCCCTGCCCTTGCCCGCATCGGTGGGCCTTGGTGCGGTGTTGTTGCTGGCCCCGTTGGTCAGCGCGGCCTGGTATCACACCGTCGACCATCGCCACGAGGTGGAGGTGGCCGCGCAGGTGGTGGAAACGGTGCCGTTCAAGCAGCGGGAGATCCCGGAGCGCGTGCAGGCCCTGTTGCGCTTCAGCGAGGGCGCCCACTATGTGTGGACCGATGTCGACGGCACACGCTACACCCTCTTTTTCTTCTACTGGGGCGAGGGCCAAACCTCGTCACACGCGGGGGTGCACCGCCCGGAGGTGTGCCTGCCTTCCGCTGGCTACAAGATGGTGGCAGAGGAAGCCCCGTTGGCTTGGGAGGGCGGCCCGTTGACACTCGAGTTCGAGACGTTCCGGTTCAGCTTTGCCCAAAGGCCGCTGTTCGTCTTCTTCTCGGTCTGGGACGAGTATCCGGGCCATCAGGTGCCGATCGCCAACGACTGGCGCGACCGGTTGGCCAATGTCTGGAACCGGGAGCGCGTGCAGGGGCGCTACTCGGTCGAGCTGATCATTGAGCCCGGTCCGCAGGGCGATCTGGCGCGGGCGCGGCAACAGGCGGAGGGCTTTCTGGATCGCCACCTGCAACTGGTATCGGCTGCCCCCAGCGTTGCGCAGCCATAAAGTAGGCGGGCCAGCGTTGCCAGGCTGCCGTAGCGCCCTCCAGTACCTCCGTCGTCTGCGCCTGCCAGTAGTGGAGCGCAGGGGGCACCTGCCCCTCCCATGAGACGAGCTGCAGGACTTCGCGCACCTCCTGATAACGCCCTTCGGCGGCGTAACGCTGACAGAGCGCCTGCGCCGAGGCGTAGTCCTGCGCATCGCGCCGCAGCCTCAGCTCCAGCAGGTTGAGCGGCAGCTTGTCGCCATACGGCACGACAGGGGCAGCCAGCGTAGCCTGCAGCAGGGCCGAAGCCTCTCGCGTTGCGCCCGCGTTGGCCAAGGCCCACGCCTGCATCCACGAGCAACGGCGCTCCAAGGCGGGACTGCGGGCGAGCGCGCCCTCCACCCCGGTCGCCTGGCCGAGCTTCAGGTAGCGCAGCAACAGCGCCTGTTGACGATCTTCCGCCCATTGCGGCCAATTCGCACCCGCCAATTCAGCCGGCAGTGTGGCGGTAAAAGTCGCATCGTCCATCAGCTCCAGCGCGCGCAGGCGGTAGGCGGGGTGCAGTTGGCTCAGCGCGACCAACTGCGGGCGCACGGCGGGCTGAGCCTGAGCGGCTCCCCAGATCTCGCCAAAGAGCCAGTCGCGGCTCAATCCCTGACCGCTACTCAGGGCGAGGCGCCACGCCGCCACCGCTTTTTGCGGAGCAAACGGCAGCCACACCTGTGCCTCGCGTAGCGGGATGACGGTGTAAAATGGGGCCAGCCTTCGCGCGATGCGAAACTGGTTTTCCGCCTCGGCAAAGTCACGCGCCGCGACCGATTGCCGCGCCAGCTCGAAATGCGTGCGCCAGTCGAGCGGGATGCGATTGACCGCAGTCTGAGCAGCTTCGACCGACTGCGCGCGCTCGAGCGTCGGCTGCCGGAAGACGCCCATGGGCGAGAGCCCGACCAGCGCAGCCCAGCCGATCGTGAGCCCAGCGCAGGCGAGGCCCGAAAGCAAGGAGCGCAGTGACAGGCGCGGCGGGATCTCGGGCTTTTCCGTGGCAGGCAGCGCGAGCATGAAAAGAAGGCCGCTGATCGCCACGGTGACGAGGCGGTGCCCGGAAACGTCGATCAGGCTGTGCCCGAGCAGGAGCCATGCAGCCACCGCCGCCGTGCGGTGAAAACTGTCTTGATAGGCTCGCAAGCGCCA containing:
- a CDS encoding ABC transporter permease subunit, producing MTALWRKCWPVLAGLTVFIGLWYVLVWALDLQWFQLPTPDRVLEELVARRDELLRAAWFTWRSALIGFVAATVMGLATSLFFAALPRLRLIAYPVLVLLQMVPIVASAAMVVILLDTGTMATVFIAFLISYFPIMANTTRGLVEVPREQLDLFQLYAAKGWQRLFWLRLPHALPAFFAGLHIASTLVVIGTVTGELFATSSDDQGGLGYLIFAYRSQVKTPALYSAALLSSLLGFFFVGVVSVLRRWLLSSWYKLEVDEGSTV
- a CDS encoding ABC transporter substrate-binding protein — its product is MKVQRSSTLIFFVLSLLACLGCGKPAPAEETATGLTPITLQTDWFAQAEHGGFYQALAKGYYEEAGLEVTILQGGPNSMSLNKVLTGKAQFAMNRADAIIEFGSQDLPLQPVMAHFQHDPQALMLHADDPAQSIRDLDGRSVMAIPGHTWIKFVEAQYGIDLKIVPHTFSLERFLSDPTFIQQCIVTNEPYFVRQAGQEVKTFPTATTGFDPYHVVYGQSDWIRQHPELVERFVEASIQGWRDYLEGDPGPAFDLILQRNAHMSRDLLVYGHDLILHDNLTKGQTERGETYGQIDAARLQQLADQLRRLGIVPEGTGVPGFDPELLPPAARK
- a CDS encoding exosortase/archaeosortase family protein, with translation MVVLPPRQSWPLLLTGTGLALLWAHFITVFAAEWAIDEQYSYGFIVPLCTAYLLYLRWPERPSPDASRTGWLPFVLLSLALLFVPLAVIRGSNPEWRAALWLEGLLVYGLSLLVLWRQGGWPWLRHFGPALALMLVAIPWPRDWENTLVNGLMRGVAAVVVEIMNLMGHYAMQQGNLVFLRQGVIGVEEACSGVRSLQSTLMAAVFLGLLFRWRFKPFLGLVLLGGIVSLGLNILRTLTLTWLTVQDGPTGAKEWHDPLGQAVALLSFAVLFALTWLLHRWWRPQSRLHPPPAARSTPGALPLPASVGLGAVLLLAPLVSAAWYHTVDHRHEVEVAAQVVETVPFKQREIPERVQALLRFSEGAHYVWTDVDGTRYTLFFFYWGEGQTSSHAGVHRPEVCLPSAGYKMVAEEAPLAWEGGPLTLEFETFRFSFAQRPLFVFFSVWDEYPGHQVPIANDWRDRLANVWNRERVQGRYSVELIIEPGPQGDLARARQQAEGFLDRHLQLVSAAPSVAQP
- a CDS encoding O-antigen ligase family protein codes for the protein MITTPRRLLALEPDPVEPLTPRTPRQSKLLSWSWATSAAVLVLFAGLPDGWLNVILLGLAAVGWCLARRRVGLPWPVLILGGLFLLWLGLASTPLPHLGGAQWREPLQQLGLETAGWSVQPVWSTGRWLYAFTMVILLGWMWGMRLGRRSRKNILQAWIALLTGLAFVAALATMQGVINPWAPNLQVFSFTPNHNQWALVLAQGVVLAVGCFLKSEHVPARLLLGTALAVMAIALALSESQAAQFLALVGAGYLVGMQILRAIRPSLQRWWAVACIVVVPLAFAIAIWRAAPVTQMAPHEVSAGVRKAIYADTLQLVADQPWQGVGLGNFADVFPQYRDASLSVVNARHPENDWLWLAAEAGVPAALLMLALVLALAVWLWRLRAYQDSFHRTAAVAAWLLLGHSLIDVSGHRLVTVAISGLLFMLALPATEKPEIPPRLSLRSLLSGLACAGLTIGWAALVGLSPMGVFRQPTLERAQSVEAAQTAVNRIPLDWRTHFELARQSVAARDFAEAENQFRIARRLAPFYTVIPLREAQVWLPFAPQKAVAAWRLALSSGQGLSRDWLFGEIWGAAQAQPAVRPQLVALSQLHPAYRLRALELMDDATFTATLPAELAGANWPQWAEDRQQALLLRYLKLGQATGVEGALARSPALERRCSWMQAWALANAGATREASALLQATLAAPVVPYGDKLPLNLLELRLRRDAQDYASAQALCQRYAAEGRYQEVREVLQLVSWEGQVPPALHYWQAQTTEVLEGATAAWQRWPAYFMAAQRWGQPIPVAGGDPESPPPVAAPAPDRPADRAQ